A region from the Posidoniimonas polymericola genome encodes:
- a CDS encoding aminotransferase class I/II-fold pyridoxal phosphate-dependent enzyme — MTDENRPSSYEPKNDFQIQVAQRVTRLPPYLFGRINKRIHQKRTAGDDVIELGMGNPTDPPEELVIEKLVEAARDPRNHRYSKSNGIGNLRKEVGAKYFKKYGVRLDTDEEVIVCLGSKEGFSHMCLAMMGPGDTAIVPAPYFPVHVYAIALASGNVIQLDVTDHDRFLKNIAYTCETLYPKPKLLCLCYPHNPSSVVVEQAFFDEVVKLAKKYGFMVISDFAYADVAFDGYKPPSFLASKGAIDVGVEFTTMSKGYNMAGWRVGFCCGNREMVSALATIKGYYDYGMFQAIQVAAIMALRHTDAAVEAQSVIYQSRRDALCDGLARLGWEDSRPKAGMFVWQPIPEPWRSRMSTMDFAMMLLEEGNVAVSPGSGFGPAGEGFLRMSLVENEERLRQAVRQIKACLKEAETRY; from the coding sequence ATGACCGACGAAAACCGCCCCTCCAGCTACGAGCCGAAGAACGACTTCCAGATCCAGGTCGCCCAGCGGGTGACCCGGCTGCCGCCGTACCTGTTCGGACGCATCAACAAGCGGATCCACCAGAAGCGGACCGCCGGCGACGACGTCATCGAGCTCGGCATGGGCAACCCGACCGACCCGCCCGAGGAGCTGGTCATCGAGAAGCTGGTCGAGGCCGCCCGCGACCCCCGCAACCACCGCTACAGCAAGTCCAACGGCATCGGCAACCTCCGCAAGGAGGTCGGCGCCAAGTACTTCAAGAAGTACGGGGTGCGCCTCGACACCGACGAGGAGGTGATCGTCTGCCTGGGCTCCAAGGAGGGCTTCAGCCACATGTGCCTGGCGATGATGGGCCCCGGCGACACGGCCATCGTCCCCGCCCCGTACTTCCCGGTGCACGTCTACGCCATCGCGCTGGCCAGCGGCAACGTCATCCAGCTCGACGTCACCGACCACGACCGCTTCCTCAAGAACATCGCCTACACCTGCGAGACCCTCTACCCGAAGCCGAAGCTGCTCTGCCTGTGCTACCCCCACAACCCGTCGAGCGTGGTGGTCGAACAGGCGTTCTTCGACGAGGTGGTCAAGCTCGCCAAGAAGTACGGCTTCATGGTAATCAGCGACTTCGCCTACGCTGACGTCGCGTTCGACGGCTACAAGCCGCCCAGCTTCCTCGCCTCGAAGGGGGCGATCGACGTCGGCGTCGAGTTCACCACCATGAGCAAGGGCTACAACATGGCCGGCTGGCGGGTCGGCTTCTGCTGCGGCAACCGCGAGATGGTCTCCGCACTGGCCACCATCAAAGGCTACTACGACTACGGCATGTTCCAGGCGATCCAGGTCGCCGCGATTATGGCCCTCCGCCACACCGACGCCGCGGTCGAGGCCCAGAGCGTCATCTACCAGTCCCGCCGCGACGCATTGTGCGACGGCCTGGCCCGCCTCGGCTGGGAGGACTCCCGCCCCAAGGCCGGCATGTTCGTCTGGCAGCCGATCCCCGAGCCGTGGCGTAGCCGCATGAGCACCATGGACTTCGCCATGATGCTGCTCGAGGAGGGCAACGTCGCGGTGAGCCCCGGCAGCGGCTTCGGCCCCGCCGGAGAGGGTTTCCTGCGGATGAGCCTGGTAGAGAACGAGGAACGCCTCCGCCAGGCGGTCCGCCAGATCAAGGCCTGCCTCAAGGAAGCCGAGACGCGATACTAG
- the lpxA gene encoding acyl-ACP--UDP-N-acetylglucosamine O-acyltransferase produces the protein MAHDPLARISRQASIGEQVSIGPFSVIEAGVRIGDRCRIAAHVTVKTGVTLGDDNAIEEGAVLGGAPQHLNRIPHPGPVIIGDRNVIREHVTVHQAMHADGQTRIGSECLLMVGSHVAHDCQIGDNVVLTNNVLLAGHVQVGDRAYLGGGSAVHQHCRIGRVAMVGGLARVAQDVPPFVMIDGDSSLLVGLNRVGLKRAGFSADEINLIKEAYRLYYRSGLSFNERLELLAEHFAGGAAGEFSEFFRGGSRGFVRERRSPPNVAIRPMHEAVVERREAPAPAIKRAG, from the coding sequence GTGGCCCACGACCCATTGGCCCGTATCAGCCGCCAAGCCAGCATTGGCGAGCAAGTTTCCATTGGCCCCTTCTCCGTTATCGAGGCCGGCGTCCGCATCGGCGACCGCTGCCGGATAGCGGCCCACGTCACGGTGAAAACCGGCGTGACCCTCGGCGACGACAACGCCATCGAAGAGGGCGCCGTGCTGGGCGGAGCCCCGCAGCACCTCAACCGCATCCCGCACCCTGGCCCGGTGATCATCGGCGACCGCAATGTGATCCGCGAGCACGTCACGGTCCACCAGGCGATGCACGCCGACGGGCAGACCCGCATCGGCAGCGAGTGCCTGCTGATGGTCGGCTCGCACGTGGCGCACGACTGCCAGATCGGCGACAATGTGGTGCTGACCAACAACGTGCTGCTGGCCGGTCACGTGCAGGTCGGCGACCGGGCATACCTGGGTGGCGGCTCCGCGGTGCACCAGCACTGCCGGATCGGCCGCGTCGCGATGGTGGGAGGCCTGGCCCGCGTGGCCCAGGATGTTCCTCCTTTTGTGATGATCGACGGCGACAGCTCGCTGCTGGTCGGCCTGAACCGGGTCGGGCTGAAGCGGGCCGGTTTCTCCGCCGACGAGATCAACCTCATCAAGGAAGCCTACCGCCTGTACTACCGCAGCGGCCTGAGCTTCAACGAGCGGCTCGAGCTGCTGGCGGAACACTTCGCCGGCGGGGCGGCCGGCGAGTTCAGTGAGTTCTTCCGCGGCGGCTCACGGGGGTTCGTCCGCGAACGCCGCTCGCCGCCCAACGTGGCAATCCGCCCGATGCACGAGGCCGTGGTCGAGCGGCGGGAAGCCCCCGCCCCCGCGATCAAGCGGGCCGGCTAA
- a CDS encoding ribose-phosphate diphosphokinase: MHDLKLLSGRANQKLSREIAEYLGVPLGKISLGTFPDGEISCKVDEDVRGRDVFLIQPTCPPVNDNLIELLVMIDSCLRASAERITAVIPYYGYARQDRKDEGRVPITAKLVANMIARAGADRVLTMDLHAPQIQGFFDVPVDHLYAAPVLNEYFLQSDINLEEVVIVSPDEGSIKRALGHAKRLGGSVAIIDKRRVSATQTVQANILGGEVKGKVALMFDDMISTAGSIRGAAKVLHDHGVKEIHVACSHAVLCGSAIDNLREAELASLVCTNSIPLKPEQILPQTKILSAAPLLGEAIKAIHRNESVSKLFR; this comes from the coding sequence ATGCACGATCTGAAGCTCCTCAGCGGCCGCGCCAACCAGAAGCTGAGCCGCGAAATCGCCGAATACCTGGGGGTGCCGCTCGGCAAGATCTCACTGGGGACATTTCCGGACGGGGAGATCTCTTGCAAGGTGGACGAAGACGTCCGCGGCCGCGACGTCTTCCTTATCCAGCCGACCTGCCCGCCGGTCAACGACAACCTGATCGAGCTGCTGGTGATGATCGACAGTTGCCTGCGGGCCAGCGCCGAGCGGATCACCGCGGTCATCCCGTACTACGGCTACGCGCGGCAGGACCGCAAGGACGAGGGCCGGGTGCCGATCACCGCCAAGCTGGTGGCGAACATGATTGCCCGGGCGGGCGCCGACCGGGTGCTGACAATGGACCTGCACGCCCCGCAGATCCAGGGCTTCTTCGACGTGCCGGTCGACCACCTGTACGCGGCCCCGGTGCTGAATGAGTACTTCCTGCAGTCCGACATCAACCTCGAAGAGGTGGTGATCGTCAGCCCGGACGAGGGGAGCATCAAGCGGGCGCTGGGCCACGCCAAGCGGCTCGGCGGCTCGGTGGCGATCATCGACAAACGCCGGGTCAGCGCCACGCAGACAGTGCAGGCGAATATCCTGGGCGGCGAGGTTAAGGGCAAGGTCGCCCTGATGTTCGACGACATGATCAGCACCGCGGGCTCGATCCGAGGCGCCGCCAAGGTGCTGCACGACCACGGGGTGAAGGAGATCCACGTCGCGTGCTCGCACGCCGTGCTGTGCGGCTCCGCCATCGACAACCTCCGCGAGGCCGAACTCGCCAGCCTGGTCTGCACCAACTCGATCCCGCTGAAGCCGGAGCAGATCCTGCCCCAGACCAAGATCCTCAGCGCGGCCCCGCTGCTGGGCGAGGCGATCAAGGCGATCCACCGCAACGAGTCGGTCAGCAAGCTGTTCCGCTAA
- a CDS encoding 50S ribosomal protein L25 — protein MSDILKAEPRDKVGKLHNRRLRATGKIPAVLYGHGEGSVSLTLAKEQLRTVLRHGGKLVELQGAASGQALLQDLQWDAFGKRLLHVDLLRVQAGDRVTVEIPVELKGEAPGENEGGVLEFIHHTVSIEVSPSQIPEKLHIDASGLHLGESLHADKIIDLPKDAKVLLDEQEVIVHCVPPAGEPADDEEGAVGGGSEPEVIGKKEEDEESDS, from the coding sequence ATGTCGGACATCCTGAAGGCAGAGCCGCGCGACAAGGTCGGCAAACTACACAACCGTCGCTTGCGGGCGACCGGCAAGATCCCAGCCGTGCTGTACGGCCACGGCGAGGGCTCGGTTAGCCTGACGCTTGCCAAGGAGCAGCTGCGGACCGTGCTGCGGCACGGCGGCAAGCTGGTTGAGCTGCAGGGCGCCGCCAGCGGCCAGGCCCTGCTGCAGGACCTGCAGTGGGACGCCTTCGGCAAACGGCTGCTGCACGTCGACCTGCTCCGCGTGCAGGCGGGCGACCGCGTCACGGTTGAGATCCCGGTCGAGCTCAAGGGCGAAGCCCCGGGCGAGAACGAGGGCGGGGTGCTCGAATTCATTCACCACACCGTCAGCATCGAGGTTTCGCCTTCGCAGATCCCCGAGAAGCTGCACATCGACGCTTCGGGGCTGCACCTGGGCGAAAGCCTGCACGCCGACAAAATCATCGACCTGCCGAAGGACGCCAAGGTGCTGCTGGACGAGCAGGAAGTGATCGTCCACTGCGTACCGCCGGCCGGCGAGCCGGCTGACGATGAAGAGGGCGCCGTGGGCGGCGGCTCGGAGCCCGAGGTAATCGGGAAGAAGGAAGAGGACGAAGAGTCGGATTCGTAA